One genomic window of Streptomonospora nanhaiensis includes the following:
- a CDS encoding NAD(P)H-quinone dehydrogenase, with protein sequence MTKVVIIGGGPGGYEAALVAAQLGADVTVVDRDGIGGACVLTDCVPSKTLIATSVRSTYVRESARLGIEIPTADGRPDVTVDLRKVNERVKRLAQAQSDDTANRVLKEGVEIIPGEARLVDPSIVAVGDQRIRADVVLVATGAHPRELPSARPDGERILTWRHLYDLEELPEKLIVVGSGVTGAEFANAYQGLGSEVTLVSSRERVMPTQDADAAEVLEGVFRRLGMTVLGKTRAESVTNTGSGVVVTLSDGRTVEGSHCLMTVGMIPNTANLGLEEAGVRLDKGGFVQVDRVSRTSTPGVYAAGDCTGVNMLASVAAMQGRIAMWHALGEAVSPLKLSTVASTVFTHPELASVGATEEDVRSGRVDARVVNLPLDTNPRAKMTNSKDGFVKLICRQQTGIIMGGVIVGPRASELILGVSVAVQQRLTVDEVAHTFSVYPSLSGSVTEAARSLMQASPE encoded by the coding sequence GTGACCAAGGTCGTGATCATCGGTGGCGGACCCGGCGGCTACGAGGCCGCACTCGTGGCCGCGCAACTGGGCGCGGACGTGACCGTGGTGGACCGCGACGGGATCGGCGGTGCCTGCGTCCTCACCGACTGCGTGCCGTCCAAGACCCTCATCGCGACCTCCGTGCGCTCCACCTACGTCCGCGAGTCCGCCCGGCTGGGCATCGAGATCCCCACGGCCGACGGCCGGCCCGACGTCACCGTCGACCTGCGCAAGGTCAACGAGCGCGTCAAGCGGCTGGCCCAGGCGCAGTCCGACGACACCGCCAACCGGGTGCTCAAGGAGGGCGTCGAGATCATCCCGGGCGAGGCCCGCCTGGTCGACCCCAGCATCGTGGCGGTGGGCGACCAGCGCATCCGCGCCGACGTGGTCCTGGTGGCCACCGGCGCGCACCCCCGCGAGCTGCCCTCGGCCCGGCCCGACGGCGAACGCATCCTTACCTGGCGCCACCTCTACGACCTGGAGGAGTTGCCCGAGAAGCTGATCGTGGTGGGCTCGGGCGTGACCGGCGCGGAGTTCGCCAACGCCTACCAGGGCCTGGGCTCGGAGGTCACCCTGGTGTCCTCGCGCGAGCGGGTCATGCCCACCCAGGACGCCGACGCCGCCGAGGTCCTGGAGGGCGTGTTCCGCCGGCTGGGCATGACCGTGCTCGGCAAGACCCGCGCCGAGTCGGTGACCAACACCGGCAGCGGCGTGGTGGTGACCCTGTCCGACGGCCGCACGGTCGAGGGCAGCCACTGCCTGATGACGGTCGGCATGATCCCCAACACCGCCAACCTCGGCCTGGAGGAGGCCGGGGTGCGGCTGGACAAGGGCGGGTTCGTGCAGGTCGACCGGGTGTCGCGCACCTCCACGCCGGGCGTCTACGCCGCCGGCGACTGCACGGGCGTCAACATGCTCGCCTCGGTGGCGGCCATGCAGGGGCGGATCGCGATGTGGCACGCGCTGGGCGAGGCGGTGTCGCCGCTGAAGCTGTCGACCGTGGCCTCGACCGTGTTCACCCACCCCGAACTCGCCTCGGTGGGCGCCACCGAGGAGGACGTGCGCAGCGGCCGGGTCGACGCCCGCGTGGTCAACCTCCCGCTGGACACCAACCCGCGCGCCAAGATGACCAACAGCAAGGACGGGTTCGTCAAGCTCATCTGCCGCCAGCAGACCGGCATCATCATGGGCGGGGTGATCGTGGGGCCGCGGGCCAGCGAGCTGATCCTGGGGGTGTCGGTGGCCGTGCAGCAGCGGCTGACCGTCGACGAGGTCGCCCACACCTTCTCGGTCTACCCCTCGCTGTCGGGCAGCGTCACCGAGGCCGCCCGCTCGCTCATGCAGGCTTCGCCCGAGTAG
- a CDS encoding YihY/virulence factor BrkB family protein, protein MASARTALMDRVRHYRNLAMETYWAVRRRRPVADHAVRAYERYADVQGDRLAAAVTYYAFLSFFPLLALAYAAVGYAAAVEPAARDHLERALAESLPGLSEGLPVAEIAAARTGAGVVGLLGLLYAGVGALGAVREALHRVWLKDVTGGPGVVLAKAADVLVMAVLGACLLGSVALTSVAQAATHWLLGWVGLAESVVALAATRVLALVIAIAVDTVIFVVVFSRLSGTRRPLRLLWPGALLAAAGFEILKAGGALLLGGTLSNPVYASFAVVVGLLVWINLVMRMVLLCAAWTATWLPVPPPYQGAVPVDLPIGLAREEPTRQAVRQDLAGGAAALPARPGPERAPGGPARARPRWPGRGALGRAAGAAAGGLAAAALGAWLVRRRRARRAPGAARAAG, encoded by the coding sequence ATGGCCTCCGCGAGGACGGCGCTGATGGACCGGGTGCGGCACTACCGCAACCTGGCGATGGAGACCTACTGGGCGGTTCGGCGCCGGCGCCCGGTCGCCGACCACGCGGTGCGCGCCTACGAGCGCTACGCCGACGTCCAGGGCGACCGGCTGGCCGCAGCGGTGACCTACTACGCCTTCCTGTCGTTCTTCCCGCTGCTGGCCCTGGCCTACGCCGCCGTGGGCTACGCCGCCGCCGTCGAGCCCGCCGCCCGCGACCACCTGGAGCGGGCGCTGGCGGAGTCCCTGCCCGGCCTGTCGGAGGGCCTGCCGGTCGCCGAGATCGCCGCGGCCCGAACCGGCGCGGGCGTCGTCGGCCTGCTGGGGCTGCTCTACGCCGGGGTGGGCGCCCTGGGCGCGGTCCGCGAGGCGCTGCACCGCGTCTGGCTCAAGGACGTAACCGGCGGCCCCGGCGTGGTGCTGGCCAAGGCGGCCGACGTCCTGGTCATGGCCGTGCTGGGCGCCTGCCTGCTGGGCTCGGTGGCGCTGACCAGCGTGGCCCAGGCCGCCACGCACTGGCTGCTGGGCTGGGTGGGCCTGGCCGAGTCGGTCGTGGCGCTGGCCGCCACCCGCGTCCTCGCCCTGGTCATCGCCATCGCCGTGGACACGGTGATCTTCGTGGTGGTGTTCTCGCGGCTGTCGGGCACCCGCCGCCCGCTGCGGCTGCTGTGGCCCGGCGCGCTGCTGGCCGCCGCCGGGTTCGAGATCCTCAAGGCCGGCGGCGCGCTGCTGCTGGGCGGCACCCTGAGCAACCCCGTCTACGCGTCGTTCGCGGTGGTGGTCGGGCTGCTGGTGTGGATCAACCTGGTCATGCGCATGGTGCTGCTGTGCGCCGCCTGGACCGCCACCTGGCTGCCGGTGCCCCCGCCCTACCAGGGGGCGGTGCCCGTGGACCTGCCCATCGGCCTGGCGCGGGAGGAGCCCACCCGCCAGGCCGTGCGCCAGGACCTCGCCGGCGGCGCCGCCGCGCTGCCCGCCCGCCCCGGCCCCGAGCGGGCGCCCGGCGGCCCGGCGCGCGCCCGGCCGCGGTGGCCGGGCCGGGGTGCCCTGGGCCGCGCGGCGGGGGCCGCGGCGGGCGGGCTGGCCGCCGCCGCGCTGGGCGCCTGGCTCGTCCGGCGCCGCCGCGCCCGCCGCGCCCCGGGCGCCGCCCGCGCGGCCGGCTGA
- a CDS encoding glutamate--cysteine ligase, producing the protein MAIEFNASERATLGVEWELQLVDLHTRHLRQEAQQVLGELPDLSETGDNPPLRHELMQCTVEVVTGICETVEEAKTDLAASIGRLTEVLGPRGTALMCTGTHPLDDWRDQTLSPVQRYGELIDEMQWLARRILTFGVHVHVGVRSRDKAIPILNALANYLPHFLALTASSPFWSGHDTGLASSRSIVFGALPTAGPPPHLPHWSAFEEYMETLLRAGTISSIKEVWWDVRPHPDFGTVEIRMFDGIPTLREVGMAAALSQSLVRLFDQQLDRGYGLPSPPSWVVNDNKWRATRYGLDARVITDDRGSTVPLRDDLYELLRELRPVAARLGCAEDLDVAAEILDKGASYERQRAVIADGGTLNDVVDLLVAEFREGGLPAGPAAPGGSNGTRPGRGDTGTDNATRNRGPSHAGA; encoded by the coding sequence GTGGCCATCGAATTCAACGCGTCGGAACGCGCGACCCTGGGAGTGGAGTGGGAGCTGCAGCTCGTCGACCTGCACACCCGCCACCTGCGCCAGGAGGCCCAGCAGGTCCTGGGCGAGCTGCCCGACCTCAGTGAGACCGGCGACAACCCGCCGCTGCGCCACGAGCTGATGCAGTGCACGGTCGAGGTGGTCACCGGCATCTGCGAGACCGTCGAGGAGGCCAAGACCGACCTGGCGGCCAGCATCGGCCGCCTCACCGAGGTGCTCGGGCCGCGCGGGACCGCGCTGATGTGCACTGGCACCCACCCGCTGGACGACTGGCGCGACCAGACCCTGTCGCCGGTGCAGCGCTACGGCGAGCTGATCGACGAGATGCAGTGGCTGGCGCGGCGCATCCTCACCTTCGGGGTCCACGTGCACGTGGGCGTGCGCTCGCGCGACAAGGCGATCCCCATCCTCAACGCGCTGGCCAACTACCTGCCGCACTTCCTGGCGCTGACCGCCTCCAGCCCGTTCTGGAGCGGGCACGACACCGGGCTGGCCTCCAGCCGCTCCATCGTGTTCGGCGCGCTGCCCACCGCGGGGCCGCCGCCGCACCTGCCGCACTGGAGCGCCTTCGAGGAATATATGGAAACCCTGCTCCGCGCCGGGACCATATCGAGTATCAAGGAAGTCTGGTGGGACGTCCGGCCCCATCCCGACTTCGGTACCGTCGAGATCCGGATGTTCGACGGCATCCCCACGCTGCGCGAGGTCGGTATGGCGGCGGCGCTCTCCCAGAGCCTGGTGCGGCTGTTCGACCAGCAGCTCGACCGCGGCTACGGGCTGCCCAGCCCCCCCAGCTGGGTGGTCAACGACAACAAGTGGCGCGCCACCCGCTACGGCCTGGACGCCCGCGTCATCACCGACGACCGGGGGAGCACCGTCCCGCTGCGCGACGACCTCTACGAACTGCTGCGCGAACTGAGACCCGTGGCCGCGCGGCTGGGGTGCGCCGAGGACCTCGACGTCGCCGCCGAGATCCTGGACAAGGGCGCGTCCTACGAGCGTCAACGTGCCGTCATCGCCGACGGCGGCACCCTGAACGACGTCGTGGACCTGCTGGTGGCGGAGTTCCGCGAGGGCGGGCTCCCGGCGGGTCCGGCCGCACCCGGCGGCTCCAACGGCACGCGGCCGGGCCGCGGCGACACCGGCACCGACAATGCGACGAGGAACAGGGGGCCATCCCATGCAGGGGCGTGA
- a CDS encoding M20 family metallopeptidase gives MQGRDLREQLNAFLARHEREFTEFRRDLHMHPELAFAEHRTTQRLIERLRGAGLAPRPLPHTTGLVCDIGSGEGPTVALRADIDALPLSDEKDVPYRSTVPGAAHACGHDVHTTVLLATGLFLAQQARAGALPGRVRLLFQPAEELPGGAREVIEAGGIDGVDRVFALHCDPRLVTGQVGLRTGAITAACDQVLVRLSGPGGHTARPHLTADLVYALGKVVTELPAALSRRVDPRAGFSLVWGRVSAGSAANAIPDDGVAEGTVRCLDDSAWHAAPELITDLVRAAVAPYGAEAEVDYRRGVPPTVNEATSVRMLQDACTQVLGPESVAATPQSLGGEDFAWYLEHVPGALARLGTHSPRSSAPMLDLHRGTFDVDERAIGVGVQLMAATALTALWEGARSAGGDPVQDAALA, from the coding sequence ATGCAGGGGCGTGACCTGCGGGAGCAGTTGAACGCGTTTCTGGCGCGCCACGAGCGCGAATTCACCGAGTTCCGGCGGGATCTGCACATGCACCCTGAACTCGCGTTCGCCGAGCACCGCACCACCCAGCGGCTCATCGAGCGGCTGCGCGGTGCGGGGCTCGCGCCGCGCCCGCTCCCGCACACCACCGGGCTGGTCTGCGACATCGGCTCCGGTGAGGGCCCCACCGTCGCGCTGCGCGCCGACATCGACGCGCTGCCGCTCAGCGACGAGAAGGACGTGCCCTACCGCTCGACCGTGCCCGGCGCCGCCCACGCCTGCGGCCACGACGTCCACACCACCGTGCTGCTGGCCACCGGGCTGTTCCTGGCCCAGCAGGCCCGCGCCGGCGCGCTGCCGGGCCGGGTGCGGCTGCTGTTCCAGCCCGCCGAGGAGCTGCCCGGCGGCGCCCGCGAGGTGATCGAGGCCGGCGGGATCGACGGCGTCGACCGCGTCTTCGCGCTGCACTGCGACCCCCGCCTGGTCACCGGCCAGGTGGGGCTGCGCACCGGCGCCATCACCGCCGCCTGCGACCAGGTGCTGGTGCGGCTGTCGGGCCCGGGCGGCCACACCGCCCGCCCCCACCTGACCGCCGACCTCGTCTACGCCCTGGGCAAGGTCGTCACCGAGCTGCCCGCGGCGCTGTCGCGGCGGGTCGACCCCCGTGCCGGGTTCAGCCTGGTGTGGGGGCGGGTCAGCGCGGGCTCGGCGGCCAACGCCATCCCCGACGACGGCGTGGCCGAGGGCACGGTGCGCTGCCTGGACGACAGCGCCTGGCACGCCGCCCCCGAACTCATCACCGATCTCGTGCGCGCCGCCGTGGCCCCCTACGGCGCCGAGGCCGAGGTCGACTACCGGCGCGGGGTGCCGCCCACCGTCAACGAGGCCACCAGCGTGCGCATGCTCCAGGACGCCTGCACCCAGGTGCTGGGCCCGGAGTCCGTCGCCGCCACCCCCCAGAGCCTGGGCGGCGAGGACTTCGCCTGGTACCTGGAGCACGTGCCCGGGGCGCTGGCCCGCCTGGGCACGCACTCCCCGCGCTCCAGCGCGCCAATGCTCGACCTGCACCGCGGCACGTTCGACGTCGACGAGCGGGCGATCGGCGTGGGCGTGCAGCTCATGGCGGCCACCGCGCTGACGGCGCTGTGGGAGGGCGCGCGCTCGGCCGGCGGCGACCCCGTGCAGGACGCCGCGCTGGCCTGA
- a CDS encoding purine-nucleoside phosphorylase has protein sequence MSESTQVRPTTGTAQAKRLAAQAADELKARTGADSYDAMVILGSGWAGAADTLGVADIELDMTELPGFVAPTALGHQTKVRSTWVDSKRVVVFCGRTHLYEEHDPMRIAHAVRTGIAAGASTVVLTGAAGSLRADFAVGQPIVLRDHINLTATSPLAGPDFVDLTAAYSPRLRRIVADVDPSLAEGVYASLLGPQFQTPAELGMLRNAGADLVGRSFALETIAAVEMGAEVLGVAVVSNDAVGAVFEPFDTLRALDVIQQRAQRLGSLLNATLALA, from the coding sequence GTGAGCGAATCCACGCAAGTGCGCCCAACGACGGGGACCGCCCAGGCGAAGCGGCTGGCCGCCCAGGCCGCCGACGAACTGAAGGCCCGCACCGGGGCCGACTCCTACGACGCCATGGTGATCCTCGGCTCGGGCTGGGCCGGGGCGGCCGACACCCTGGGCGTGGCAGACATCGAACTGGACATGACCGAGCTTCCGGGGTTCGTCGCGCCGACCGCCTTGGGGCACCAGACCAAGGTCCGCAGCACGTGGGTCGACAGCAAGCGCGTCGTGGTCTTCTGCGGCCGCACCCACCTCTACGAGGAGCACGACCCCATGCGCATCGCGCACGCGGTGCGCACCGGGATCGCGGCGGGCGCCTCGACCGTGGTGCTCACCGGCGCCGCCGGGTCGCTGCGCGCCGACTTCGCGGTGGGCCAGCCCATCGTGCTGCGCGACCACATCAACCTGACCGCCACCTCGCCGCTGGCCGGGCCCGACTTCGTGGACCTGACCGCCGCCTACAGCCCGCGGCTGCGCCGGATCGTCGCCGACGTCGACCCGAGCCTGGCCGAGGGGGTCTACGCCTCGCTGCTGGGGCCGCAGTTCCAGACCCCGGCCGAACTGGGCATGCTGCGCAACGCCGGAGCCGACCTGGTGGGGCGCTCGTTCGCGCTGGAGACCATCGCGGCCGTGGAGATGGGCGCCGAGGTGCTGGGGGTGGCGGTGGTCAGCAACGACGCCGTGGGGGCGGTGTTCGAGCCCTTCGACACCCTGCGGGCGCTGGACGTCATCCAGCAGCGCGCCCAGCGGCTCGGGTCCCTGCTCAACGCCACCCTCGCGCTGGCGTGA
- a CDS encoding adenosine deaminase has translation MSHPLTLEQIRRAPKVLLHDHLDGGLRPATVVELAEAVGYTGLPATDPAELGAWFRDAADSGALERYLETFTHTVAVMQTREALVRVAAECAEDLAADGVVYAEVRYAPEQHLEGGLNLDEVVEAVLEGFRVGRERAAEQGRSIRVGTLLTAMRHAARSREIAELAVRYRDVGVVGFDIAGAEAGHPPTRHLDAFEYLRRENAHFTIHAGEAFGLPSIWEAVQWCGADRLGHGVRIVDDIEFAEGGEVRMGRLARYVRDTRVPLEMCPSSNVQTGAAVSIAEHPIGLLRDLRFRVTVNTDNRLQSGTSLSEEFAKLSSAFGYDWDDLQWFTVNAMKSSFLPFDERLALINGRIKPGFAQLKWAAR, from the coding sequence ATGAGCCACCCGTTGACACTCGAACAGATCCGGCGCGCCCCCAAGGTCCTGCTGCACGACCACCTCGACGGCGGGCTGCGGCCGGCCACCGTCGTGGAGCTGGCCGAGGCGGTCGGCTACACCGGCCTGCCCGCCACCGATCCCGCCGAGCTGGGCGCCTGGTTCCGCGACGCCGCCGACTCCGGCGCGCTGGAGCGCTACCTGGAGACCTTCACCCACACGGTGGCGGTGATGCAGACGCGCGAGGCGCTGGTGCGGGTGGCGGCCGAGTGCGCCGAGGACCTCGCCGCCGACGGGGTCGTCTACGCCGAGGTCCGCTACGCCCCCGAGCAGCACCTGGAGGGCGGGCTGAACCTGGACGAGGTGGTCGAGGCGGTCCTGGAGGGCTTCCGGGTCGGCCGGGAGCGCGCCGCCGAGCAGGGCCGCTCCATCCGGGTGGGCACGCTGCTGACCGCGATGCGGCACGCGGCCCGCTCCCGCGAGATCGCCGAGCTGGCGGTGCGCTACCGCGACGTGGGCGTGGTGGGGTTCGACATCGCCGGCGCCGAGGCGGGGCACCCGCCCACCCGCCACCTGGACGCCTTCGAGTACCTGCGCCGGGAGAACGCCCACTTCACCATCCACGCCGGCGAGGCGTTCGGGCTGCCCTCGATCTGGGAGGCCGTGCAGTGGTGCGGCGCCGACCGGCTGGGCCACGGGGTGCGCATCGTGGACGACATCGAGTTCGCCGAGGGCGGCGAGGTCCGCATGGGCCGCCTGGCGCGCTACGTCCGCGACACCCGGGTGCCGCTGGAGATGTGCCCCAGCTCCAACGTGCAGACCGGCGCGGCGGTCTCGATCGCCGAGCACCCCATCGGGCTGCTGCGCGACCTGCGCTTCCGGGTCACGGTCAACACCGACAACCGGCTCCAGTCGGGCACCAGCCTGTCGGAGGAGTTCGCCAAGCTGTCGTCGGCGTTCGGCTATGACTGGGACGACCTCCAGTGGTTCACCGTCAACGCGATGAAGTCGTCGTTCCTGCCCTTCGACGAGCGGCTGGCGCTGATCAACGGCCGCATCAAGCCCGGGTTCGCGCAGCTGAAGTGGGCGGCGCGGTGA
- a CDS encoding PH domain-containing protein produces the protein MRPLTAPMPRVLGWVWIGVVVLLMADLVLNGSGRSSLIAGAVLLVTAGGAYTLWLRPRVVPTDEGVRLVNPLRDTFVPWSAFTWADVTDVLRVHAGEAVFRSWPLRETRRSRVRENLLRARDGGPVPDDDAGQDPRAMRPVDLAARRLRQEAERRKAAPAPASGGGSAEARPVTVWAPDALAALGIPLVLLLAVLVLG, from the coding sequence GTGAGACCGCTGACCGCGCCGATGCCGCGCGTGCTGGGCTGGGTGTGGATCGGCGTGGTGGTGCTGCTGATGGCCGACCTCGTCCTCAACGGCAGCGGCCGCTCCAGCCTCATCGCCGGTGCGGTCCTGCTGGTCACCGCCGGCGGCGCCTACACGCTGTGGCTGCGCCCGCGCGTGGTGCCCACCGACGAGGGCGTGCGGCTGGTCAACCCGCTGCGCGACACGTTCGTGCCGTGGTCGGCGTTCACCTGGGCCGATGTCACCGACGTGCTGCGCGTGCACGCGGGCGAGGCGGTGTTCCGCTCCTGGCCGCTGCGCGAGACCCGGCGCTCGCGGGTGCGCGAGAACCTGCTGCGGGCGCGCGACGGCGGCCCGGTGCCCGACGACGACGCCGGGCAGGACCCCCGCGCGATGCGGCCGGTGGACCTCGCCGCGCGGCGGTTGCGCCAGGAGGCCGAGCGGCGCAAGGCTGCGCCCGCGCCCGCCTCCGGCGGCGGGTCCGCGGAGGCGCGGCCGGTCACCGTGTGGGCGCCGGACGCGCTCGCGGCGCTGGGGATCCCGCTGGTGCTGCTGCTGGCCGTGCTCGTCCTGGGGTGA
- a CDS encoding gamma-glutamylcyclotransferase: MSIYAAYGTNLDPEYMAEHAPRSPLWATGWLEGWRLTFGGGPGPWGGALATIVEDSSASVFVALYDVAECDEAHVDGCAGTAFGLYSRLRVRAATLLEGEVAAWTHVLNDYEGGLPSALYLGLLADAAEKAGAPPFYVEALRARPCDPADR, translated from the coding sequence GTGTCCATCTATGCCGCATATGGCACCAACCTGGATCCGGAGTACATGGCGGAGCACGCGCCGCGCTCGCCGCTGTGGGCGACCGGCTGGCTGGAGGGGTGGCGGCTGACGTTCGGCGGGGGCCCGGGGCCCTGGGGCGGGGCGCTGGCCACCATCGTCGAGGACTCCTCGGCCAGCGTGTTCGTGGCGCTCTACGACGTCGCCGAATGCGACGAAGCGCACGTCGACGGGTGCGCGGGCACAGCCTTCGGGCTGTACTCAAGGCTGCGGGTGCGCGCGGCCACGCTGCTGGAGGGCGAGGTCGCGGCCTGGACCCACGTGCTCAACGACTACGAGGGCGGGCTGCCCTCGGCGCTGTACCTGGGCCTGCTGGCCGACGCCGCCGAGAAGGCGGGCGCGCCGCCGTTCTACGTCGAGGCGCTGCGGGCGCGGCCGTGCGACCCGGCCGATCGCTGA
- a CDS encoding chemotaxis protein CheA, translating into MAAAPASADAPPANDVVDALRNENVFVDPAVSTEELPQAERDALADAADSAANPTYYVILGSETFNSEASVDSYLSEVQAEVGDGTYAVLAGSQNLIIDSTELSPEENQALEQELLARGEGQVDTLVAVPEVVEEQESADAASGVFGALLLGLLVLAVAAGGFFLYRGRKRREEQKAKELAEIKQMATEDVVRLGEDIARLEIDVAKVDDLTRADYTHAMDSYDRAKATLDNIREPEQVQQVTNALEDGRYYMVATRARMAGEPVPERRQPCFFNPQHGPSRQDVMWAPPGGTNRSVPACPACAQAVLSGHDPDVRLVEVDGRRRPYYDAGPAYAPYAGGYFGMDMMMGMFTGMMMGSMMGSMMGGGMIGAGDMGGDMGGGGDFGGGGDFGDFGGGDFGGFDF; encoded by the coding sequence ATGGCAGCGGCACCGGCCAGCGCCGATGCTCCCCCCGCGAACGACGTCGTCGACGCGCTACGGAACGAGAACGTCTTCGTCGACCCCGCCGTCAGCACCGAGGAGCTCCCCCAGGCCGAGCGGGACGCCCTTGCTGACGCGGCCGACTCCGCGGCCAACCCCACCTACTACGTGATCCTGGGCTCGGAGACCTTCAACTCCGAGGCCAGTGTCGACAGCTACCTCTCCGAGGTCCAGGCCGAGGTCGGCGACGGCACCTACGCCGTCCTGGCCGGGTCGCAGAACCTGATCATCGACTCCACCGAGCTCAGCCCGGAGGAGAACCAGGCCCTGGAGCAGGAGCTGCTCGCCCGGGGCGAGGGCCAGGTCGACACCCTGGTCGCCGTGCCCGAGGTCGTCGAGGAGCAGGAGTCCGCCGACGCCGCCTCCGGCGTGTTCGGCGCCCTGCTGCTGGGCCTGCTGGTGCTGGCCGTGGCCGCGGGCGGGTTCTTCCTCTACCGCGGCAGGAAGCGCCGCGAGGAGCAGAAGGCCAAGGAGCTGGCCGAGATCAAGCAGATGGCCACCGAGGACGTGGTCCGGCTGGGCGAGGACATCGCGCGCCTGGAGATCGACGTCGCCAAGGTCGACGACCTCACCCGCGCCGACTACACCCACGCCATGGACTCCTACGACCGCGCCAAGGCCACGCTCGACAACATCCGCGAGCCCGAGCAGGTCCAGCAGGTCACCAACGCCCTGGAGGACGGCCGCTACTACATGGTGGCCACCCGCGCGCGCATGGCCGGCGAGCCCGTGCCCGAGCGCCGCCAGCCGTGCTTCTTCAACCCGCAGCACGGCCCCTCGCGCCAGGACGTCATGTGGGCGCCGCCCGGCGGCACCAACCGCTCGGTGCCGGCCTGCCCGGCCTGCGCGCAGGCGGTGCTCTCGGGCCACGACCCCGACGTCCGCCTCGTCGAGGTCGACGGCCGCCGGCGCCCCTACTACGACGCCGGCCCGGCCTACGCCCCCTACGCGGGCGGCTACTTCGGCATGGACATGATGATGGGCATGTTCACCGGCATGATGATGGGCTCGATGATGGGGTCCATGATGGGCGGCGGCATGATCGGCGCCGGCGACATGGGCGGTGACATGGGCGGCGGCGGAGACTTCGGCGGAGGCGGCGACTTCGGCGACTTCGGCGGAGGCGACTTCGGCGGGTTCGACTTCTAG